One genomic segment of Arenicella xantha includes these proteins:
- a CDS encoding DUF1244 domain-containing protein, translating to MTDQTNNNIEAAVFRRLLDHLDNHKEVQNIELMNLADFCRNCLAKWYVASAAEQGQTIDYEQAREIIYRMPYSEWKEKYQTAATAEQLAAMQAKQTAKKHADT from the coding sequence ATGACCGACCAAACAAATAACAACATCGAAGCAGCGGTATTTCGTCGCTTATTGGATCATTTAGATAACCATAAAGAAGTGCAAAATATTGAGCTCATGAACCTTGCTGATTTTTGCCGCAATTGCTTAGCTAAATGGTATGTGGCTAGCGCAGCAGAGCAAGGCCAGACAATCGACTATGAGCAAGCGCGCGAAATTATTTACCGCATGCCCTATTCCGAATGGAAAGAAAAATATCAAACCGCCGCCACAGCAGAACAACTAGCGGCTATGCAAGCCAAGCAGACAGCTAAAAAGCACGCTGACACATAA
- a CDS encoding DMT family transporter, whose amino-acid sequence MNVEKLAVPLAVITVIVVWSTTPLAIQWSSGGAPMTSALLRVIIGVTVCAAAIMALRQGLPMNKAALRIYAVGSISAFLAMSLFYAAAQLIPSGWIAVLFGVSPLMTGALSALVEPETRLTPSRIAGLLLGIGGLYLVFSAGLKLEEASFSGVVLSLLATLVSSVTSVVSRQLVKDQPLSGMQITTGNLLFAMPLFLIAALIVEPSPNIDTSTRAISSLIYLGLIGTGLGYTLYYFLLKRVTANRISLIALITPITGLCLSSWLNQEPLVTEVWIGAALVCVGLSLYEFKPRLGLRTL is encoded by the coding sequence ATGAACGTTGAAAAACTCGCCGTCCCGTTAGCTGTTATTACCGTAATCGTAGTTTGGAGTACAACACCGCTCGCTATCCAATGGAGCTCAGGCGGAGCGCCGATGACTAGCGCCCTATTACGCGTAATAATTGGCGTGACCGTGTGTGCCGCTGCGATTATGGCGTTGCGCCAAGGCCTACCAATGAATAAGGCCGCACTAAGAATTTATGCAGTCGGCAGTATTTCCGCTTTTTTGGCAATGAGCCTATTTTACGCAGCGGCGCAACTCATTCCATCTGGTTGGATTGCGGTGCTGTTCGGCGTTTCGCCCCTAATGACTGGTGCGCTTTCAGCATTAGTCGAGCCAGAAACCCGCTTAACCCCGAGTCGGATTGCTGGGCTGCTACTTGGCATTGGCGGACTCTATTTGGTTTTTTCAGCAGGATTAAAGCTCGAGGAAGCGTCTTTTTCGGGCGTAGTTCTAAGCTTGCTCGCTACCTTAGTCAGCTCGGTAACATCGGTTGTCAGCCGGCAACTTGTGAAAGACCAACCGTTGTCCGGCATGCAAATCACCACAGGCAATTTACTATTTGCAATGCCGTTATTTTTGATCGCCGCGCTAATTGTAGAGCCCAGCCCTAATATTGACACATCAACTCGAGCCATTAGTAGCCTTATCTATCTAGGCCTCATCGGCACTGGGTTGGGCTATACACTGTATTACTTTCTATTAAAGCGCGTCACGGCAAACCGAATATCACTGATAGCCTTAATTACGCCGATCACCGGCCTATGCCTGAGTAGCTGGCTCAACCAAGAGCCGCTGGTCACTGAGGTATGGATAGGCGCCGCCTTGGTCTGTGTCGGACTCTCGCTGTATGAGTTCAAACCTCGGCTCGGATTGCGTACACTGTAG
- a CDS encoding GrpB family protein — translation MYIFPHDPLWKNEFEITSKKLLEVADIEIELHHIGSTSIQGLYAKNCIDILGVISDFSLGHTFIEPFKSLGLTYKGEYGIAGRHYFSGRENPKTHLHVLPLGHEQIDTHLHFKNIMSKKPELVKELNELKKALSSQFTKEIYQIKKKVFYDKVSKIEL, via the coding sequence ATGTACATATTCCCACATGACCCTTTATGGAAAAATGAGTTTGAAATAACATCTAAAAAACTTTTAGAAGTGGCTGATATTGAAATTGAACTTCACCATATTGGAAGCACCTCTATTCAAGGGTTATATGCAAAAAATTGTATTGATATACTTGGTGTTATTAGTGACTTTAGTTTAGGCCATACTTTTATAGAACCCTTTAAGAGCCTAGGTCTAACTTATAAAGGCGAGTACGGAATTGCTGGAAGGCATTATTTCTCGGGAAGAGAAAACCCCAAAACACATTTGCATGTATTGCCTTTAGGGCATGAGCAGATTGATACTCATTTGCATTTCAAAAATATAATGAGTAAAAAGCCTGAGTTAGTAAAAGAACTGAATGAATTGAAAAAGGCGCTCTCCAGTCAATTCACCAAAGAGATCTATCAGATTAAGAAAAAAGTGTTCTATGACAAAGTCAGTAAAATTGAGCTTTAA
- the pabB gene encoding aminodeoxychorismate synthase component I, with translation MTVCVWSLCYSVVSLPPQCCASYCSSRPKTVTLRYTEYPYIDSATLFDGVADEPWAMLLDSGFIDGKSSSSLSWGYDVLAIRPSQTFVFNGGVTQHVKGDQEQTLAGDPLRVLQQYLPDITPPECPLVPYVPGGMGYFSYDLARHFEPLPSSASNDEQLPPMAVGVYDVLLVVDHAKRRSVLVEWGDEQANAELVETWGELIEAHSMVSSSGLPARSGSELHPSVCGGLQCTDPAESLASSEYQAAFDKVRQYTIDGDCYQVNLTNQFSAKVSGRAWLTYRYLRAKSPAPYGAYLNLPFAQILSNSPESFIQCHKQQVTTSPIKGTRPRVVSDPKRDADVAAELLSSAKDRAENVMIVDLMRNDLSRCCELGSVAVPELFALHSFANVHHLISRVTGRLKHGLHSLDLLRHCFPGGSITGAPKIRAMQIIEELEPVRRGLYCGSIGFIGGDGSLETNIAIRTIVVKDGVARFAAGGGLVIDSELDAERQELEDKANMMRDALFGDNLGQ, from the coding sequence ATGACTGTTTGCGTTTGGAGTTTGTGTTACAGCGTGGTCAGTTTGCCACCTCAGTGCTGCGCGAGTTACTGCTCGAGTCGACCTAAAACAGTGACGTTGCGCTATACCGAGTATCCTTATATCGATTCAGCCACGCTGTTTGACGGCGTGGCAGATGAGCCTTGGGCGATGCTGCTGGATTCTGGTTTTATTGACGGCAAGTCTAGCTCCAGTTTGTCGTGGGGTTATGATGTGTTGGCAATCCGGCCTAGTCAAACCTTCGTGTTTAATGGTGGGGTAACCCAGCACGTAAAAGGTGATCAAGAACAAACTTTAGCCGGTGACCCGTTGCGTGTTTTGCAGCAATACTTGCCCGATATTACGCCACCTGAATGCCCGTTGGTGCCATATGTGCCCGGTGGAATGGGTTATTTTTCTTACGATTTGGCGCGTCACTTTGAACCACTTCCATCAAGTGCAAGTAATGATGAGCAACTCCCTCCCATGGCGGTTGGTGTATACGACGTGTTGTTGGTAGTTGATCACGCTAAGCGGCGCAGCGTGTTGGTCGAATGGGGCGACGAGCAAGCCAATGCTGAACTAGTTGAAACATGGGGCGAGCTGATTGAGGCACACTCCATGGTGTCAAGCAGCGGGTTGCCTGCGCGTTCAGGTAGCGAATTGCATCCGAGTGTCTGTGGGGGCTTGCAGTGTACCGATCCGGCCGAGAGCCTGGCTTCAAGCGAGTACCAAGCAGCGTTCGATAAAGTTCGCCAGTACACAATTGATGGAGATTGCTACCAAGTCAATTTAACCAATCAGTTTTCTGCCAAGGTGTCGGGTCGTGCTTGGTTGACCTATCGCTACCTTCGGGCGAAGAGTCCTGCGCCCTATGGTGCGTATTTAAACCTTCCGTTTGCGCAGATACTGTCTAACTCGCCGGAGAGTTTTATTCAGTGTCATAAGCAACAGGTCACCACCAGCCCGATAAAGGGTACTCGCCCGCGAGTTGTGAGTGACCCAAAGCGTGATGCTGATGTTGCGGCGGAATTATTAAGTAGTGCCAAGGATCGTGCTGAAAACGTGATGATTGTGGATTTAATGCGCAATGATCTAAGTCGTTGTTGCGAACTTGGTAGCGTGGCTGTGCCTGAATTATTTGCTTTGCACAGCTTTGCTAATGTGCATCATTTAATCAGTCGGGTAACCGGTCGGCTTAAACATGGATTGCATTCGTTAGATCTACTTCGTCATTGTTTTCCGGGCGGATCTATTACCGGTGCACCAAAAATTAGAGCAATGCAGATTATCGAAGAGCTCGAACCGGTACGGCGAGGTTTGTACTGCGGGTCCATTGGTTTTATCGGCGGTGACGGCAGCTTAGAAACTAACATCGCAATCCGCACGATCGTGGTTAAAGATGGGGTTGCTCGGTTTGCCGCGGGCGGTGGCTTAGTAATAGATTCTGAGCTTGATGCAGAGCGCCAAGAGCTCGAAGACAAGGCAAATATGATGCGAGATGCGCTATTTGGTGATAATTTGGGCCAATAG
- a CDS encoding alpha/beta fold hydrolase, which translates to MDNSRFSTLVYRIIGKPERWHEDYIDIMHQVLDETESFDDPANFSELEIGDQILRRLSDTNEALVAFGTLLDKSRFKMIILDNDFVPIYFNQNAEDLHTQVLSSVQPGKLDLHVLNLAQNAAEQNIRNYKVGNRSNLTSLENLHCNGDQVYLRSIHNQTSPDAEPIRFYLLLVLDQSRNDKQLNPDFIKQHELTDKEQMVLVKLMHGKTIKEIACESFISENTVKTHLKSLYRKTYTKSQADIVRLVLTHESQILDSYFGTGGGLFMPDSEKTKDRFLNLASGYQVAYRDYGPADGDVVIMLHNGYGCRVTIPLGYEEILVKLNKRVIIPDRPGYGRSEYIKNHPKGWEALINEFIDALDIKQYDLLGSVFGSVMALCFATQADHRLKQIRLCSPVFVNQQSDTQFLTGILSPTSRLVRASKRFAKEIYQLWLKSIAMNLDVHYRSMLESSIGSAERELFQKNQTLDLMIEGFREGSSQSLEGISSEMVYCLSPRKIDLSSITVPVTMWWGTEDIRVSQDGVEHLAKQLPNVELRILEGYSEHLYYALFEEILTD; encoded by the coding sequence ATGGATAACTCTCGGTTTAGCACCTTGGTGTACCGTATTATCGGTAAACCAGAACGGTGGCATGAAGACTATATAGACATCATGCATCAAGTCCTCGATGAAACGGAATCGTTTGACGACCCAGCCAACTTCTCTGAGTTAGAGATAGGCGATCAAATACTAAGGCGACTCAGTGACACCAATGAAGCGTTAGTCGCGTTTGGCACCTTGCTAGATAAAAGCCGCTTTAAAATGATCATTTTAGATAACGACTTTGTTCCGATCTATTTCAATCAAAATGCCGAAGACCTCCACACCCAAGTATTGAGCAGTGTGCAGCCCGGAAAACTCGACCTTCATGTATTGAACCTCGCCCAAAATGCCGCAGAGCAGAACATTCGAAATTACAAAGTGGGCAACCGTAGCAATTTGACTTCACTGGAAAATTTGCACTGCAATGGTGACCAAGTCTACTTGCGTTCGATCCACAACCAGACTTCGCCAGACGCCGAACCGATTCGCTTCTATCTACTGCTGGTACTTGACCAGTCACGCAATGACAAACAGTTGAACCCCGACTTTATCAAACAGCATGAACTGACCGACAAAGAGCAAATGGTGTTGGTCAAGCTGATGCACGGTAAGACAATTAAAGAAATAGCCTGTGAATCCTTTATTTCAGAAAATACCGTAAAAACGCATCTAAAGTCTTTGTACCGTAAAACCTACACTAAATCACAAGCCGATATCGTGCGACTGGTACTAACCCATGAGTCACAAATCCTAGACTCCTATTTTGGCACCGGTGGCGGTCTATTTATGCCCGATAGCGAGAAAACCAAAGATAGGTTTCTGAACTTAGCCAGCGGTTACCAAGTAGCTTATCGTGATTACGGCCCGGCCGATGGCGATGTTGTCATCATGCTTCACAACGGTTACGGCTGCAGAGTCACCATCCCGCTAGGCTATGAGGAGATTCTAGTCAAACTCAACAAACGAGTAATCATTCCCGATCGACCTGGCTATGGACGCAGCGAATACATCAAAAATCATCCCAAAGGCTGGGAAGCTCTAATCAACGAGTTTATCGACGCCCTAGATATTAAACAATATGACCTACTAGGTTCCGTATTTGGCTCGGTGATGGCTCTGTGTTTCGCAACTCAAGCTGATCACCGCCTTAAACAGATCAGGCTATGTTCACCGGTGTTCGTCAATCAGCAATCGGATACACAGTTTTTAACCGGCATTTTGTCCCCAACCTCGCGACTAGTACGCGCATCAAAACGCTTTGCCAAAGAGATCTACCAACTTTGGCTCAAAAGCATCGCAATGAATTTAGATGTCCATTATCGGAGCATGTTGGAATCCAGTATTGGCTCAGCCGAACGCGAGCTATTTCAAAAGAATCAAACATTAGATTTGATGATAGAAGGATTTCGAGAAGGCAGCAGCCAAAGTCTGGAGGGCATTTCAAGCGAGATGGTATATTGCCTGTCGCCGAGAAAGATAGATTTATCGAGCATTACCGTGCCAGTAACCATGTGGTGGGGAACCGAAGACATTCGAGTGTCTCAAGACGGCGTTGAACACTTAGCCAAACAACTGCCCAATGTCGAGCTAAGGATTCTTGAAGGCTACAGCGAGCATCTCTACTACGCGCTATTTGAAGAAATCCTAACAGATTGA
- a CDS encoding flavodoxin family protein, producing MTSPRPSLLIIAHTPSPNTILLAESMLDGARRATAVDTQLLSPFDCDAEHVLKTDALVLFTTENFGYMSGALKDFFERVYYPCLENPTRNEAKPYALVIRAGLDGSGTNRSVHSIIKGLKWREVQPTLICKGEHQRQFIEQCQTIGETMAVSLDAGLL from the coding sequence ATGACTAGTCCGCGCCCAAGCTTACTTATCATCGCTCACACGCCATCGCCGAATACCATTTTGTTGGCGGAATCAATGCTGGACGGCGCGCGGCGAGCCACCGCAGTCGATACGCAACTTTTGTCACCGTTCGATTGTGATGCTGAGCACGTGCTAAAAACTGATGCACTGGTGCTTTTTACCACTGAAAATTTTGGCTATATGAGCGGTGCACTCAAAGATTTTTTCGAGCGCGTATACTATCCATGTTTAGAAAACCCAACACGTAACGAAGCCAAGCCATACGCCCTAGTGATTCGCGCCGGACTTGACGGTAGCGGTACCAACCGCTCCGTGCATTCGATAATTAAGGGATTAAAGTGGCGGGAGGTTCAACCCACGCTAATTTGTAAAGGCGAGCATCAACGCCAGTTCATTGAGCAATGCCAAACTATTGGCGAGACGATGGCGGTTAGTTTAGACGCTGGCTTACTGTAA
- the relA gene encoding GTP diphosphokinase, whose product MELPASHVPEWLKGIADGRTPECVSRIEEAAHFAIKAHTGQKRASGEDYVNHTFAVAAIVHELGLDSDVVIAALLHDTVEDTAVELDDLSKLFGVDVANLVDGVTKMEVIQELSDQANLGRNNQDAKAESLRKMMLAMVDDVRVVLIKLCDRLHNMRTLESMRAEKQKRIATETLEIFSPLANRLGVWQIKWELEDLSFRYIEPEIYKSIAHKLAERRVDREGFINRFISDLESALEIDGVEAEIRGRAKHIYSIWSKMQKKGLEFEQLFDVRAVRVLVNSVQDCYAALGCIHTNWKYISGEFDDYIATPKENNYRSIHTAVIGPTGKVVEVQIRTHEMHEYNELGIAAHWRYKEGRRDNDQAVNNKILWLRQLLEWKDEVADASEFVDRVKDEVFEDRVYVFSPKGKVVDLAYGSTPIDFAYAIHTEVGHRCRGAKVNGKMVPLTHKLLTGQQVSIITAKTGGPSLDWLDNHKGYVRSRRARARIQHWFRHENRDATIAHGRSLLERELDRMNLSDVKFDLLAKQLGVEDTDEMFFKLVDGSIKPGRAAVVAQRILKPEADEADDQLEISFKGASRAANDDVRPDNLTIEGVSGLMTHLAQCCQPVPGDKVLGFVTRGTGITIHRETCPNILYQQHTAGERVVEVNWGQSSERTYPMTVLINAFDRKGLLKDVSTVFADERVNVLQMSTRTEPKDASVNMEVDVEVTSLEAMSKLLAKLDQLPNVLSVKRKK is encoded by the coding sequence ATGGAATTACCCGCCAGCCACGTCCCCGAATGGCTGAAAGGTATTGCGGATGGTCGTACGCCAGAGTGTGTATCTCGAATTGAGGAGGCGGCGCATTTTGCAATTAAGGCGCATACCGGGCAAAAACGTGCTTCAGGCGAGGACTACGTCAATCATACTTTTGCGGTGGCAGCGATTGTCCACGAACTGGGGTTGGATTCGGATGTAGTGATCGCCGCGTTATTGCATGATACGGTTGAAGACACCGCTGTCGAACTTGACGATCTTAGTAAGCTGTTTGGTGTTGATGTCGCTAACTTGGTTGACGGCGTTACTAAAATGGAAGTAATTCAAGAGCTGTCAGATCAAGCTAATCTTGGCCGCAATAATCAAGACGCTAAAGCCGAGAGCCTTCGTAAAATGATGCTGGCGATGGTGGATGATGTTCGTGTTGTGTTAATTAAGTTGTGCGACCGTTTACACAATATGCGCACCTTGGAGTCAATGCGTGCTGAAAAACAGAAGCGTATTGCAACTGAAACCTTGGAGATCTTTTCCCCATTAGCCAACCGACTAGGTGTGTGGCAGATAAAATGGGAACTCGAAGACCTATCGTTTCGATATATTGAGCCAGAAATATATAAGAGCATTGCGCACAAACTGGCTGAACGACGGGTTGACCGCGAAGGGTTTATTAACCGCTTCATCAGTGATCTTGAATCCGCCCTAGAGATTGATGGTGTGGAGGCCGAAATTCGTGGCCGCGCCAAACATATCTACAGCATCTGGAGCAAGATGCAAAAGAAGGGGCTTGAGTTTGAACAGTTGTTTGATGTGCGGGCTGTACGTGTACTAGTAAACTCGGTACAAGATTGCTATGCGGCACTTGGCTGTATTCACACTAATTGGAAGTATATTTCGGGTGAGTTCGATGACTACATCGCAACCCCTAAAGAGAATAATTATCGTTCCATCCACACCGCGGTAATTGGCCCAACCGGTAAAGTGGTCGAGGTTCAGATACGTACTCACGAGATGCATGAGTACAATGAGCTTGGCATTGCCGCGCACTGGCGTTACAAAGAGGGTCGCCGCGATAACGACCAAGCGGTTAACAACAAGATATTGTGGCTCCGTCAATTACTCGAATGGAAAGATGAAGTAGCGGATGCCAGCGAATTTGTTGACCGCGTTAAAGACGAAGTATTTGAAGACCGAGTCTACGTGTTTAGCCCAAAGGGCAAAGTCGTTGACTTGGCCTATGGCAGCACACCTATCGATTTTGCCTACGCCATTCACACTGAAGTAGGGCATCGTTGCCGTGGCGCAAAAGTTAATGGAAAAATGGTGCCTCTCACGCATAAGCTCCTCACTGGCCAGCAGGTCAGTATTATTACCGCTAAAACGGGCGGACCTAGCCTCGATTGGTTAGACAATCACAAAGGCTATGTGCGCAGTCGCCGTGCCCGAGCTCGTATTCAGCACTGGTTTCGACACGAAAACCGTGATGCCACGATTGCGCATGGACGGTCGTTGCTAGAGCGCGAGTTGGATCGCATGAATCTGAGCGACGTTAAATTTGATTTGTTGGCAAAGCAACTCGGCGTAGAGGACACGGATGAAATGTTTTTCAAATTGGTCGACGGCTCGATCAAGCCCGGTCGCGCGGCAGTGGTGGCGCAACGTATTCTAAAGCCTGAGGCGGATGAAGCTGACGACCAGTTAGAAATTAGTTTTAAAGGTGCCTCACGCGCGGCTAATGATGATGTCCGACCGGACAATCTAACCATTGAAGGCGTGAGCGGCTTGATGACGCATCTGGCACAATGTTGCCAGCCAGTACCTGGAGACAAGGTGCTTGGCTTTGTCACTCGTGGCACGGGTATTACTATTCATCGTGAAACATGTCCAAACATTCTTTATCAACAACATACGGCCGGTGAGCGAGTTGTTGAAGTGAATTGGGGGCAGTCAAGCGAACGGACTTACCCAATGACCGTGTTGATTAATGCGTTTGATCGCAAAGGCTTACTCAAAGATGTATCGACCGTGTTTGCGGATGAGCGAGTGAACGTATTGCAGATGAGTACGCGTACCGAACCCAAGGATGCGTCGGTGAATATGGAGGTAGATGTCGAGGTAACGAGTCTTGAAGCGATGAGCAAGCTATTAGCTAAACTTGACCAACTGCCTAATGTGCTGTCAGTAAAACGTAAGAAATAG
- a CDS encoding malate dehydrogenase, producing the protein MKQPVRVTVTGAAGQISYALLFRIASGSMLGPDQPVILQLLEITPAMGALEGVVMELNDCAFPLLHDVVISDDPEVAFKDTDYALLVGARPRGPGMERKDLLEANAAIFSTQGKAINKVASRDIKVLVVGNPANTNALIAASNAPDLDAGQFTAMTRLDHNRALSQLAEKTGSHTTDIKRMTIWGNHSNTQYPDISNATVKGEAAAAMVDQAWLEENFIPTVQERGAAIIKARGASSAASAAAAATDHMRTWALGTADGDWVSMAIPSDGSYDIEPGIMYSYPVTCKDGKYTIVQGLEISEFSRSRMDATEDELRQERAAIEHLLS; encoded by the coding sequence ATGAAACAACCAGTTCGCGTTACCGTTACTGGTGCCGCTGGCCAGATCAGCTACGCATTACTTTTTCGTATTGCCTCCGGTTCAATGCTTGGCCCGGATCAACCCGTTATTCTTCAACTGCTTGAAATTACACCAGCGATGGGAGCACTCGAAGGCGTTGTCATGGAATTGAATGACTGCGCATTTCCGTTACTCCACGATGTGGTGATCTCTGATGACCCAGAAGTAGCGTTTAAAGATACCGATTACGCCTTATTGGTTGGAGCACGTCCACGTGGCCCAGGTATGGAGCGTAAAGATTTGTTGGAAGCGAATGCGGCCATCTTCTCGACTCAAGGCAAGGCTATCAACAAGGTGGCGAGTCGTGACATTAAAGTGCTAGTAGTTGGCAATCCGGCGAACACTAATGCGCTTATTGCTGCGTCAAATGCACCGGATCTTGATGCGGGACAATTTACGGCAATGACACGCTTAGACCACAATCGTGCACTTAGTCAGTTAGCGGAAAAAACCGGTTCACACACTACAGACATTAAGCGTATGACGATTTGGGGTAACCACTCGAATACTCAGTACCCTGATATCTCCAATGCAACCGTCAAAGGTGAAGCCGCAGCGGCCATGGTTGACCAGGCGTGGTTGGAAGAAAACTTTATTCCAACGGTGCAAGAACGCGGTGCGGCCATTATTAAGGCTCGTGGTGCTTCTAGCGCAGCGTCAGCGGCAGCGGCAGCGACCGATCATATGCGAACTTGGGCATTAGGCACAGCCGACGGCGACTGGGTTAGCATGGCGATCCCGAGTGACGGCAGCTACGATATCGAGCCTGGCATTATGTATTCGTATCCGGTTACCTGTAAGGATGGCAAATATACAATTGTTCAAGGCTTAGAAATCAGTGAGTTTAGTCGTTCCAGAATGGACGCTACTGAAGATGAGTTGCGCCAAGAGCGAGCGGCAATTGAGCACTTGCTTAGTTAG